The following are encoded in a window of Clostridium thermarum genomic DNA:
- a CDS encoding ABC transporter ATP-binding protein: MVKMVEVKDLRKVFISKKKKLFRTVEKKEFIAVQGVSFHIHKGEVFGLLGPNGAGKTTTIKMITGLLRPTSGTVHVNGIDVDKKPMEALGNIGTVLAGDRSIYWKLTGRENLEYFAALYGCNRKEAVKRAEKILNRLNFGEKADELVEKYSTGMKQKIALGKALIPEAPVVLLDEPTLGLDPQSALNLREIILEIKKEGKAVLLTTHYMEEADFLCDRVAIIDDGKIIALDTPENLKNSIKDDKNTEPSLEDVFIHLTGKNLRDEVNS, from the coding sequence ATGGTTAAGATGGTAGAAGTTAAGGATTTGAGAAAAGTATTTATTTCTAAAAAGAAAAAGCTCTTTAGGACAGTGGAGAAAAAGGAATTCATTGCTGTTCAGGGAGTGAGCTTTCATATCCACAAAGGGGAAGTATTTGGTTTATTAGGACCCAATGGGGCAGGAAAGACCACTACCATCAAAATGATAACCGGCCTTTTAAGGCCCACTTCGGGGACGGTTCATGTTAATGGGATAGATGTGGACAAGAAGCCTATGGAGGCCCTTGGTAATATAGGTACGGTTTTGGCCGGAGACCGAAGCATATACTGGAAGTTAACTGGAAGAGAAAATTTGGAATACTTTGCAGCACTTTATGGATGTAACAGAAAAGAGGCAGTTAAGAGGGCTGAAAAGATACTAAACAGACTGAACTTCGGAGAAAAGGCCGATGAGCTGGTTGAAAAGTACTCCACAGGAATGAAGCAGAAAATAGCTCTGGGAAAGGCCTTGATTCCCGAAGCTCCGGTAGTACTTTTGGATGAGCCTACCTTAGGGCTGGATCCACAATCTGCCTTAAATCTGAGGGAAATAATACTGGAAATTAAGAAAGAAGGAAAGGCTGTATTGCTTACCACTCACTATATGGAAGAAGCGGATTTTCTCTGTGACAGGGTAGCTATTATAGATGATGGGAAGATAATAGCGCTTGATACACCGGAAAATTTGAAAAACAGCATAAAAGATGATAAAAATACTGAACCGTCCCTGGAAGATGTATTTATACACCTCACCGGAAAGAATCTTAGAGATGAGGTGAACTCATGA
- a CDS encoding ABC transporter permease has product MNRFRTIAAVARKDIAQYFRYPSWFVQLLIWPAIFPLIYILSALGMAGPSQEGLEAYKSITGTDSFMGFIVIGTMTYMWANVTMWSFGTYLRNEQNRGTLESNWLCPINKFDILIGGSVISIINAIFLSVVSIIEYKIIYKINFTGNVFMWILMFIILMPAVYGLSSIFASLVLWVKETNSLVQLVRGLIMILCGISFPISVMPQWMQYLAKLLPFTFGISAARTVMVNGGTLGDAYNDIIFCVVEGMIYLLIGRMCFAAVERKVKVTGSLDRF; this is encoded by the coding sequence ATGAACAGATTCAGAACTATTGCAGCGGTAGCGAGAAAGGATATTGCTCAGTACTTCAGATATCCTTCCTGGTTTGTTCAGCTTTTAATATGGCCGGCTATTTTTCCCCTGATCTATATACTAAGTGCCCTGGGAATGGCAGGACCAAGCCAGGAAGGACTAGAGGCCTATAAAAGCATCACCGGAACTGATAGCTTTATGGGGTTTATAGTAATTGGAACTATGACCTATATGTGGGCAAACGTAACCATGTGGTCCTTTGGAACTTACCTTAGAAATGAACAAAACAGGGGAACCTTGGAGTCAAATTGGCTCTGTCCTATAAATAAATTCGATATATTAATTGGTGGCTCTGTAATAAGTATAATCAATGCCATATTTTTATCTGTAGTATCCATAATAGAGTATAAAATAATATATAAGATTAACTTTACAGGCAATGTCTTTATGTGGATCTTGATGTTTATTATATTAATGCCTGCAGTTTATGGACTAAGCTCCATATTTGCAAGCTTGGTATTGTGGGTTAAAGAGACAAATTCCCTGGTTCAGTTAGTACGAGGACTTATCATGATACTTTGTGGAATAAGCTTCCCCATATCTGTTATGCCGCAGTGGATGCAGTACTTAGCTAAGCTTCTGCCCTTTACCTTTGGAATATCCGCTGCCAGAACAGTAATGGTCAATGGGGGAACTTTGGGAGATGCTTATAATGATATAATATTCTGTGTAGTAGAAGGCATGATTTATCTTCTTATAGGCAGAATGTGCTTTGCTGCCGTAGAAAGAAAAGTAAAAGTAACGGGATCTTTGGATCGCTTTTAA
- the glmS gene encoding glutamine--fructose-6-phosphate transaminase (isomerizing) — MCGIVGYIGKREASPFLIEGLSKLEYRGYDSAGIAVINNGELKVSKCKGRLANLEDRIKNDPVKGTLGIGHTRWATHGEPSDVNSHPHTNTNGTISVVHNGIIENYLSIKEWLIKKGYEFYTETDTEVIPNLVDYYYKGDILEAVMKAVSKMEGSYAIGVVTTEEPDKLVAVRKDSPLIVGLGQDEYYIASDIPAVLNHTRDVYFLNDKEFVLLTREGVKILSQDGEEIKKEVYHVTWNADAAEKGGYEHFMLKEIHEQPKALRDTMTSRIIPGKPIQLDDITITSEQIKNIKRIYIIACGTAYHAGVVGKYAIEKLARIPVEIEVASEFRYRDPIIDESTLLIAVSQSGETADTLAALRLAKQKGARVIAITNVVGSSISREADDVLYTWAGPEIAVASTKAYTTQLIAMYIIALFFAQNKGTLSNEEIEEIKREMLTLPEKTEEVLKTKDVVQKFASKNYMHKDMFFLGRGLDYAVAMEGSLKLKEISYIHSEAYAAGELKHGTIALIEPGTAVIALATQEDIYDKMVSNIREVTTRGAKVLGFAFEGHTEIEKTVDLARYIPKTLPILAPVLSVVPLQLLAYYMATIKGCDVDKPRNLAKSVTVE, encoded by the coding sequence ATGTGTGGAATAGTAGGTTATATCGGAAAAAGAGAAGCAAGTCCATTTTTGATTGAGGGATTATCAAAATTAGAATATCGAGGTTATGATTCAGCCGGAATTGCTGTGATAAATAATGGAGAATTAAAGGTATCTAAATGTAAGGGAAGACTGGCAAATTTAGAGGACAGGATAAAAAATGATCCGGTGAAAGGAACTTTAGGTATAGGGCACACCAGATGGGCAACTCATGGGGAGCCTTCAGATGTGAACTCACATCCCCATACAAACACTAATGGTACTATAAGTGTAGTTCATAATGGTATAATAGAAAACTACCTTAGTATCAAGGAATGGCTGATTAAAAAGGGATATGAATTTTATACAGAAACAGATACTGAAGTTATACCAAACCTGGTTGATTACTATTACAAGGGAGACATCTTAGAAGCGGTTATGAAAGCTGTTTCTAAGATGGAAGGAAGCTATGCCATAGGTGTAGTTACTACAGAGGAACCTGATAAACTGGTTGCCGTAAGAAAGGATAGTCCGCTAATAGTTGGATTGGGTCAGGATGAGTACTATATTGCATCTGATATCCCAGCAGTTTTAAATCATACACGAGATGTATATTTCTTGAATGATAAGGAATTTGTTTTACTGACAAGAGAGGGTGTAAAAATTCTTTCTCAGGATGGAGAGGAAATAAAGAAGGAGGTATACCATGTTACATGGAATGCCGATGCTGCTGAAAAGGGCGGCTATGAACACTTCATGCTGAAAGAGATCCATGAGCAGCCAAAGGCATTGAGAGATACAATGACCTCCAGAATAATTCCCGGTAAGCCAATACAGCTGGACGATATAACAATAACATCTGAACAGATAAAGAATATAAAGAGGATATATATAATTGCCTGCGGAACTGCATATCATGCAGGGGTAGTGGGTAAGTATGCCATAGAAAAGCTTGCGAGAATACCTGTAGAAATAGAGGTAGCATCAGAGTTCAGATATAGGGATCCGATAATAGATGAAAGTACCCTATTAATAGCTGTGAGCCAATCCGGTGAAACAGCAGATACACTTGCAGCACTGAGACTTGCTAAGCAAAAGGGGGCAAGGGTAATTGCAATAACAAACGTTGTTGGAAGCTCTATTTCAAGAGAAGCAGATGATGTATTATATACCTGGGCAGGCCCAGAGATTGCAGTTGCTTCCACTAAAGCATATACAACACAGCTTATAGCTATGTATATAATAGCCCTGTTCTTCGCTCAAAACAAAGGAACCTTGAGTAATGAAGAAATAGAGGAAATAAAGAGGGAAATGCTCACTCTTCCGGAAAAGACAGAAGAAGTCTTGAAGACCAAGGACGTTGTCCAAAAGTTTGCTTCCAAGAACTATATGCACAAGGATATGTTCTTCTTGGGAAGAGGCCTTGACTATGCAGTGGCAATGGAAGGTTCCTTAAAGCTTAAGGAAATATCCTATATCCATTCAGAGGCCTATGCTGCCGGTGAATTAAAGCATGGTACCATAGCTTTAATCGAGCCGGGGACAGCAGTTATAGCTCTAGCTACTCAAGAGGATATCTATGATAAGATGGTAAGTAATATAAGAGAAGTAACTACCAGAGGGGCTAAGGTTTTAGGCTTTGCCTTTGAAGGTCATACAGAAATAGAAAAGACTGTGGACCTGGCAAGATATATACCAAAGACTTTGCCAATATTAGCACCGGTACTTTCAGTAGTTCCACTGCAATTGCTTGCTTACTATATGGCAACTATAAAGGGCTGCGACGTAGACAAGCCACGTAATTTAGCTAAATCAGTTACTGTTGAATAA
- a CDS encoding ABC transporter permease: protein MYIRRNLIAAKARFLISLKIYFRYPLKMLQIFIDPIIWLAPFYFMGKTFASGGDLKGFEQYTGNSDFMGFLVVGYMITAYINTAFWGLGYSLKEEMWQGVLESNWSAPVNRINLLVSRSIFDFAAVTFENVITGIVCYFAFGFTITPAILKFLAFLIPGVIGMLGIGIAIASLVLLAKEANGIIDVSSSLISGMSGSFFPIKVMPRIFMIVALALPLTYLNDSSRAILIGQEPIMPMKYQFIIILLSMFVLLFIGSFVFYSVEKRCRMKGELSGH, encoded by the coding sequence ATGTATATTAGAAGAAATTTAATTGCCGCAAAAGCACGTTTCTTAATAAGTCTAAAAATATACTTTAGGTATCCCTTAAAGATGCTGCAGATATTTATAGACCCAATTATATGGTTGGCTCCTTTTTACTTTATGGGAAAGACCTTTGCCTCAGGGGGAGACTTAAAAGGGTTTGAGCAATATACAGGAAATTCAGATTTTATGGGTTTTTTAGTTGTAGGATATATGATTACTGCCTATATAAATACAGCCTTTTGGGGACTTGGCTACTCACTTAAGGAGGAAATGTGGCAAGGGGTATTAGAATCTAATTGGAGTGCTCCGGTGAACAGAATTAATTTGCTGGTAAGCAGGTCTATCTTTGATTTTGCAGCAGTGACCTTTGAAAATGTAATTACAGGCATTGTATGCTATTTCGCCTTTGGCTTTACCATAACTCCGGCAATACTAAAATTTCTGGCTTTTCTAATACCTGGGGTTATCGGAATGCTGGGTATTGGTATAGCTATCGCCTCTCTGGTACTCTTGGCTAAGGAGGCCAATGGAATAATAGACGTTTCAAGTTCATTGATATCCGGAATGTCCGGAAGCTTTTTCCCAATAAAGGTCATGCCTCGAATATTTATGATAGTAGCCTTGGCACTTCCTCTTACTTATTTAAATGACTCTTCAAGAGCAATTCTTATAGGTCAAGAGCCAATAATGCCAATGAAATATCAGTTTATTATAATATTATTGAGTATGTTCGTACTATTATTTATTGGAAGCTTTGTATTTTATTCTGTAGAAAAAAGGTGCAGGATGAAGGGGGAGTTATCCGGGCATTGA
- the glmM gene encoding phosphoglucosamine mutase gives MGRMFGTDGVRGIANEELTAELAYSLGRAGAFVLTEGTHKPKILVGMDTRISCDMLESALVAGILSVGAEAVCVGIVPTPAIAYLTRKYKADAGVMISASHNPVEYNGIKFFNGNGYKLSDDLEDRIQSVIEGGFEGVPSPVGGELGRKIIEEGALEDYIAYAKSTIDVNLKGLKIALDCANGAAYEAAVETFRSLGAEVVVINNDPDGVNINDKCGSTHPEELMDYVVRKQCDLGLAFDGDADRCLCVDEKGNLVHGDFMMAIAAKYLKQQGRLNDNALVVTVMSNLGLDIAMQKEGIRTVKTKVGDRYVLEEMVKYGYKLGGEQSGHIIFLDYNTTGDGLVTGLQMAAIIKKSGKTMSDLASMMKELPQVLVNAKIPNHMKNIHETDVEIVEEIKKIEEALHGCGRVLIRPSGTEPLVRVMLEGENQEEIDKMAHDLANLIQTKANK, from the coding sequence ATGGGTAGAATGTTTGGCACCGATGGCGTAAGAGGTATTGCCAATGAAGAGTTGACAGCGGAATTGGCTTATAGCTTAGGAAGAGCCGGAGCTTTTGTACTTACGGAGGGAACTCATAAACCAAAGATACTTGTAGGTATGGATACAAGAATATCCTGTGATATGCTGGAGTCAGCCTTAGTTGCGGGTATTTTATCTGTTGGAGCGGAGGCTGTTTGTGTTGGAATTGTACCTACACCGGCTATAGCATATCTAACAAGAAAGTATAAAGCAGATGCCGGTGTAATGATATCAGCATCACACAATCCGGTGGAATACAACGGTATTAAGTTCTTTAATGGAAATGGGTATAAGCTTTCAGATGATTTGGAGGATAGAATTCAAAGTGTAATAGAAGGCGGCTTTGAGGGCGTTCCGTCACCGGTTGGTGGAGAGCTTGGAAGAAAGATAATAGAAGAGGGAGCTTTAGAGGATTATATCGCATATGCCAAGTCAACCATCGATGTGAATTTAAAAGGCCTAAAGATAGCTCTTGATTGTGCTAACGGCGCTGCCTATGAAGCAGCGGTTGAAACCTTCAGAAGCCTTGGAGCAGAAGTAGTAGTTATAAATAATGATCCGGATGGTGTTAACATAAATGATAAATGTGGTTCAACACATCCTGAAGAACTTATGGATTATGTGGTGAGGAAGCAGTGTGATTTAGGTTTGGCCTTTGATGGTGATGCAGACCGATGCCTTTGTGTAGATGAAAAGGGTAACCTGGTGCATGGAGATTTTATGATGGCCATTGCTGCAAAATATCTCAAGCAGCAGGGGAGATTAAATGATAATGCTTTAGTGGTGACTGTTATGAGTAACTTAGGCTTAGATATAGCAATGCAAAAGGAAGGCATAAGGACTGTTAAAACAAAGGTCGGAGACAGATACGTCCTTGAAGAAATGGTTAAGTACGGTTATAAACTGGGGGGAGAACAATCAGGACATATTATATTCCTTGATTATAATACCACAGGAGATGGACTGGTAACCGGTCTTCAGATGGCTGCTATAATTAAAAAGAGCGGAAAAACTATGTCAGACCTTGCCTCTATGATGAAGGAGCTGCCACAGGTATTAGTAAACGCAAAGATACCAAATCATATGAAAAACATCCATGAAACTGATGTTGAAATAGTAGAGGAGATTAAAAAGATAGAAGAGGCTCTTCATGGTTGTGGAAGAGTATTGATTAGACCTTCCGGAACAGAACCCTTGGTAAGAGTTATGCTTGAGGGTGAAAATCAAGAGGAAATAGATAAGATGGCTCATGACCTTGCAAATCTGATACAGACAAAGGCCAATAAATAA